Proteins from a genomic interval of Drosophila melanogaster chromosome 2R:
- the CG17985 gene encoding uncharacterized protein yields the protein MRRNARQQQHNQEEIGPDDVEDIFARPAYDDDEFEDLLPLARRPNGHARLGRYENTLEVKVQEGDTLQALALRFHSSVADIKRLNKIDRENEIHAHRVIRIPVTVHNVLLGNGGLEALPAVHRSGNNSPRHNIEREPAPERNPLEDARQMLDERLLVAAVNASGAVDHEKPSTSRAAGQFYEGAQGAPNDEANMEQPYEENAALLNHMVDRHAPLVRPIPGPSLSAIDWSGSDCDLSWICLLIFILALCVVIPLVYVIYLAEHPHHNHSAQ from the exons ATGCGTCGCAATGC gcgccaacaacaacacaatCAGGAAGAAATCGGCCCCGACGACGTGGAAGACATCTTTGCCCGTCCCGCCTACGATGACGACGAGTTCGAAGATCTGCTCCCTCTGGCCAGGAGGCCCAATGGCCACGCCCGACTCGGCCGCTACGAGAACACTCTGGAGGTAAAGGTCCAAGAGGGAGACACACTCCAGGCGCTGGCCCTGCGCTTTCACTCCTCTGTGGCGGACATCAAGCGCCTGAACAAGATCGACCGCGAAAATGAAATCCACGCACATCGGGTTATTCGCATTCCGGTTACAGTGCACAACGTCCTGCTGGGCAACGGGGGCCTCGAAGCCCTTCCTGCGGTCCACCGCAGCGGGAACAACAGTCCTAGACACAATATTGAGCGGGAACCAGCTCCCGAACGCAATCCCCTCGAGGATGCGCGGCAAATGCTGGATGAGCGACTCCTGGTGGCGGCGGTAAATGCTTCAGGCGCCGTGGATCACGAGAAACCATCGACGAGCAGAGCTGCTGGACAATTCTACGAGGGAGCCCAGGGTGCGCCGAATGACGAAG CCAATATGGAGCAACCCTACGAGGAAAATGCCGCTCTGCTTAACCACATGGTGGACAGGCACGCTCCGCTAGTGCGTCCCATCCCTGGACCCTCTTTGAGTGCCATCGACTGGTCCGGATCGGACTGCGACTTGTCTTGGATATGTCTGCTGATCTTCATACTCGCCTTGTGTGTCGTCATACCCTTGGTCTACGTCATCTACCTAGCAGAGCATCCACATCACAACCATAGTGCCCAGTAG
- the Rpt1 gene encoding regulatory particle triple-A ATPase 1 — protein sequence MPDYLGDDQRKVKHDEKEDKEIKSLDEGDIELLKTYGQSQYHKSIKSIEEDIQKAVKQVNELTGIKESDTGLAPPALWDLAADKQILQNEQPLQVARCTKIINADSDDPKYIINVKQFAKFVVDLADSVAPTDIEEGMRVGVDRNKYQIHIPLPPKIDPTVTMMQVEDKPDVTYSDVGGCKEQIEKLREVVETPLLHPEKFVNLGIEPPKGVLLFGPPGTGKTLCARAVANRTDACFIRVIGSELVQKYVGEGARMVRELFEMARSKKACLIFFDEIDAIGGARFDDGAGGDNEVQRTMLELINQLDGFDPRGNIKVLMATNRPDTLDPALMRPGRLDRKVEFGLPDQDGRSHIFKIHARSMSVERDIRFDLLARLCPNSTGAEIRSVCTEAGMFAIRARRKVATEKDFLEAVKKVIKSYAKFSATPRYMTYN from the coding sequence ATGCCGGACTACCTGGGCGACGACCAGCGCAAGGTGAAGCACGATGAGAAGGAGGACAAGGAGATCAAGTCCCTCGACGAAGGCGACATTGAGCTTCTAAAGACTTATGGGCAGAGCCAGTATCACAAATCCATCAAGAGCATCGAGGAGGACATTCAAAAGGCTGTGAAGCAGGTGAACGAGCTGACTGGAATCAAGGAAAGCGACACGGGTCTGGCGCCACCAGCGCTCTGGGATTTGGCCGCCGACAAGCAGATCCTGCAAAACGAGCAACCGCTGCAGGTTGCCCGAtgcaccaagatcatcaacgcGGATTCCGACGACCCCAAGTATATCATCAATGTTAAGCAGTTCGCCAAGTTCGTGGTGGACCTAGCTGACTCGGTGGCCCCTACTGACATAGAAGAGGGAATGCGTGTGGGTGTCGACCGCAACAAGTACCAGATCCACATTCCGCTGCCTCCCAAGATTGATCCTACGGTTACCATGATGCAGGTTGAGGACAAGCCGGACGTCACCTACAGCGATGTGGGCGGCTGCAAGGAACAAATCGAAAAGCTGCGCGAGGTGGTGGAGACGCCACTGCTGCACCCGGAAAAGTTCGTCAATCTGGGTATTGAGCCGCCCAAAGGTGTGCTACTGTTTGGCCCACCGGGAACGGGAAAGACCctgtgtgcccgcgccgttgCCAACCGCACGGACGCTTGCTTTATCCGCGTCATTGGCTCTGAGCTGGTGCAAAAGTACGTGGGTGAGGGCGCTCGTATGGTGCGCGAGCTCTTCGAAATGGCGCGTTCCAAAAAGGCTTGTCTCATCTTCTTCGACGAAATTGATGCTATCGGTGGTGCCCGATTCGACGATGGGGCCGGCGGCGACAACGAGGTGCAGCGCACCATGTTGGAGCTGATTAACCAACTGGATGGCTTCGATCCGCGCGGAAATATCAAGGTGCTGATGGCCACCAACCGACCCGACACGTTGGATCCGGCGCTCATGCGTCCCGGTCGTCTGGACCGAAAGGTGGAGTTCGGCCTGCCTGACCAGGACGGTCGCTCGCACATCTTTAAGATTCACGCCCGCTCCATGTCCGTGGAGCGAGATATTCGCTTCGATCTGCTGGCGCGTCTATGTCCCAACTCGACTGGTGCTGAGATCCGGTCAGTATGCACGGAAGCGGGCATGTTCGCCATTCGGGCGCGTCGCAAGGTGGCCACAGAGAAGGATTTCCTCGAAGCCGTCAAGAAGGTTATCAAGAGCTACGCCAAGTTCAGCGCCACTCCACGCTACATGACCTACAACTAA
- the CG30491 gene encoding uncharacterized protein, isoform B, which translates to MSLFAFLKSRTAFWLSFTGTTTGLAFFVKDLMQGGQFTKETNETGKVFIVTGANTGIGKETVREIAKRGGTVYMACRNLKKCEEAREEIVLETKNKYVYCRQCDLASQESIRHFVAAFKREQEHLHVLINNAGVMRCPRSLTSDGIELQLGVNHMGHFLLTNLLLDLLKKSSPSRIVNVSSLAHTRGEINTGDLNSDKSYDEGKAYSQSKLANVLFTRELAKRLEGTNVTANALHPGVVDTEIIRHMGFFNNFFAGLFVKPLFWPFVKTPRNGAQTSLYVALDPELEKVTGQYFSDCKLKEMAPAATDTQTAKWLWAVSEKWTKPTMIKIQ; encoded by the exons ATGTCACTATTTGCGTTTCTCAAGAGCCGCACTGCGTTCTGGCTGAGCTTCACCGGCACGACGACGGGACTGGCCTTCTTCGTGAA GGATCTTATGCAAGGCGGTCAGTTCACCAAAGAAACCAATGAGACCGGCAAGGTGTTTATTGTCACCGGTGCCAACACGGGGATCGGCAAGGAGACGGTGAGAGAGATTGCGAAGCGAGGTGGCACCGTCTACATGGCATGCAGAAACCTAAAGAAATGTGAGGAG GCTCGCGAGGAAATCGTGCTGGAAACGAAGAACAAATATGTGTACTGCCGGCAATGTGACCTGGCTTCCCAGGAGTCCATCCGTCACTTTGTTGCCGC CTTCAAGAGGGAACAGGAGCACCTGCACGTACTGATCAACAACGCCGGTGTTATGCGCTGTCCCAGATCTCTCACCTCAGATGGCATCGAACTTCAGCTGGGGGTTAATCACATGGGTCATTTCCTGCTTACCAATTTACTGTTGGATCTACTCAAG AAATCCTCACCCAGTCGGATTGTAAATGTATCCAGTTTGGCACACACTCGAGGAGAAATAAACACTGGCGATCTGAACAGTGACAAATCCTACGATGAAGGCAAGGCCTACAGCCAGAGCAAGTTGGCCAATGTACTCTTCACAAGGGAGTTGGCCAAACGATTAGAGGGCACCAACGTAACGGCGAATGCCCTGCATCCAGGTGTGGTGGACACAGAAATAATCAGGCACATGGGATTcttcaataatttttttgctGG ACTCTTTGTTAAGCCTTTGTTTTGGCCCTTTGTTAAGACTCCGAGAAATGGTGCTCAGACCTCGTTGTATGTTGCTCTGGATCCCGAGCTAGAAAAGGTGACAGGACAATACTTCAGCGACTGCAAACTGAAGGAAATGGCGCCGGCTGCCACCGACACCCAAACGGCAAAGTGGCTTTGGGCAGTCAGTGAAAAGTGGACGAAGCCAACGATGATTAAAATACAATAG
- the CG30495 gene encoding uncharacterized protein, isoform B: protein MEIVIRFLQSIAPVFLAHGIVGIIAFCVRLYMQGGKFRKQTDETGKVAIVTGGNTGLGKETVMELARRGATVYMACRNKEKVERARREIVKETGNSNVFSRECDLSSLDSIRKFAENFKKEQRVLHILINNAGVFWEPHRLTKEGFEMHLGVNHIGHFLLTNLLLGVLERSAPSRVVVVASRAHERGQIKVDDINSSDFYDEGVAYCQSKLANILFTRELAKRLEGTGVTVNALNPGIADTEIARNMIFFQTKFAQYVVETILRPLLWAVMKTPKNGAQTTLYAALDPDLERVSGQYFSDCALAPVAPAALDDQMAQWLWAQSEKWAKIAL from the exons ATGGAAATTGTTATAAGGTTTCTGCAAAGCATAGCACCCGTCTTCTTGGCCCATGGGATTGTCGGCATTATCGCCTTCTGCGTGAG GCTGTATATGCAGGGCGGAAAGTTTAGGAAGCAGACCGATGAGACGGGAAAAGTGGCCATCGTTACTGGCGGAAATACGGGTCTTGGCAAGGAGACCGTGATGGAGTTGGCCAGGAGAGGAGCCACCGTTTACATGGCATGCCGCAACAAAGAAAAGGTGGAGAGAGCGCGCAGGGAAATCGTAAAGGAGACCGGAAACTCCAATGTCTTCTCACGGGAGTGCGACTTGTCGTCCCTGGATTCCATTCGAAAGTTTGCAGAGAA CTTCAAGAAAGAGCAGAGGGTGCTGCACATCCTCATCAACAATGCTGGTGTGTTTTGGGAACCGCATAGATTGACGAAAGAGGGATTCGAAATGCACCTGGGTGTAAACCACATCGGACACTTCCTGCTAACCAACCTACTGCTCGGCGTGCTGGAGAGGTCGGCTCCTAGTCGGGTGGTGGTGGTCGCCAGCAGGGCCCACGAACGGGGTCAGATTAAGGTGGATGACATCAACAGCTCTGATTTTTACGACGAGGGAGTAGCCTACTGCCAAAGTAAGCTGGCCAACATACTCTTCACCCGCGAACTGGCCAAGCGGTTGGAGGGAACGGGCGTGACGGTCAACGCCCTTAATCCTGGAATAGCAGACACGGAGATAGCCAGGAACATGATCTTCTTCCAAACAAAGTTTGCTCAGTATGTGGTAGA AACCATTTTGAGGCCGCTCCTTTGGGCCGTGATGAAGACGCCTAAGAACGGGGCCCAGACCACCTTGTATGCTGCCTTGGATCCTGATCTCGAAAGAGTGTCGGGTCAGTACTTCAGCGATTGCGCTCTGGCTCCGGTAGCTCCCGCTGCCCTCGACGACCAGATGGCCCAGTGGTTGTGGGCGCAGTCCGAGAAGTGGGCGAAAATTGCGCTGTAA
- the CG30495 gene encoding uncharacterized protein, isoform A: MEIVIRFLQSIAPVFLAHGIVGIIAFCVRLYMQGGKFRKQTDETGKVAIVTGGNTGLGKETVMELARRGATVYMACRNKEKVERARREIVKETGNSNVFSRECDLSSLDSIRKFAENFKKEQRVLHILINNAGVFWEPHRLTKEGFEMHLGVNHIGHFLLTNLLLGVLERSAPSRVVVVASRAHERGQIKVDDINSSDFYDEGVAYCQSKLANILFTRELAKRLEGTGVTVNALNPGIADTEIARNMIFFQTKFAQTILRPLLWAVMKTPKNGAQTTLYAALDPDLERVSGQYFSDCALAPVAPAALDDQMAQWLWAQSEKWAKIAL, encoded by the exons ATGGAAATTGTTATAAGGTTTCTGCAAAGCATAGCACCCGTCTTCTTGGCCCATGGGATTGTCGGCATTATCGCCTTCTGCGTGAG GCTGTATATGCAGGGCGGAAAGTTTAGGAAGCAGACCGATGAGACGGGAAAAGTGGCCATCGTTACTGGCGGAAATACGGGTCTTGGCAAGGAGACCGTGATGGAGTTGGCCAGGAGAGGAGCCACCGTTTACATGGCATGCCGCAACAAAGAAAAGGTGGAGAGAGCGCGCAGGGAAATCGTAAAGGAGACCGGAAACTCCAATGTCTTCTCACGGGAGTGCGACTTGTCGTCCCTGGATTCCATTCGAAAGTTTGCAGAGAA CTTCAAGAAAGAGCAGAGGGTGCTGCACATCCTCATCAACAATGCTGGTGTGTTTTGGGAACCGCATAGATTGACGAAAGAGGGATTCGAAATGCACCTGGGTGTAAACCACATCGGACACTTCCTGCTAACCAACCTACTGCTCGGCGTGCTGGAGAGGTCGGCTCCTAGTCGGGTGGTGGTGGTCGCCAGCAGGGCCCACGAACGGGGTCAGATTAAGGTGGATGACATCAACAGCTCTGATTTTTACGACGAGGGAGTAGCCTACTGCCAAAGTAAGCTGGCCAACATACTCTTCACCCGCGAACTGGCCAAGCGGTTGGAGGGAACGGGCGTGACGGTCAACGCCCTTAATCCTGGAATAGCAGACACGGAGATAGCCAGGAACATGATCTTCTTCCAAACAAAGTTTGCTCA AACCATTTTGAGGCCGCTCCTTTGGGCCGTGATGAAGACGCCTAAGAACGGGGCCCAGACCACCTTGTATGCTGCCTTGGATCCTGATCTCGAAAGAGTGTCGGGTCAGTACTTCAGCGATTGCGCTCTGGCTCCGGTAGCTCCCGCTGCCCTCGACGACCAGATGGCCCAGTGGTTGTGGGCGCAGTCCGAGAAGTGGGCGAAAATTGCGCTGTAA
- the Grl43a gene encoding gustatory receptor-like 43a produces MWSATNFRRHQRKPNQVLHRWFFKGSAWIIYAIACGLHFFKLHYNERTNQVEESQYHRIWSKIVVVLKVILLASPYLQYFVLGLGIYIHITLVQDSKAQNFLMSLIVLGIVIGVLRRLLIFLHLKRDRRFLKHTVNEILHITSALEQKFGMEYKCDSTLLVVYLAKLWILTVMLDSLWYKPYFLSSIFLYWVLLEYCFAGYFIYQLILLSWYHTIILFLQRFIEDHANRLDIELHYHRRLIPLFELHLRINNLHKHVRDNVSWLSTSVYLMIFTCIFNAELLIECSLFAGDELENKIYIITDGCLGPVCVPILYVLILGMCTDRFRDAEVQLQQLFVIVQGLYMRKVRPHLLIAMVLENEHTSLIIHQKLKPLENMIILDITCDREFVMDYIVTVILTALSLVQYTISTGGNISECVTHK; encoded by the exons ATGTGGTCCGCCACCAACTTTCGCAGGCATCAAAGAAAGCCAAACCAAGTTCTCCATCGGTGGTTTTTCAAGGGCAGTGCCTGGATCATCTACGCAATCGCCTGCGGACTCCACTTCTTCAAGCTGCACTACAACGAGCGCACCAATCAAGTGGAGGAGTCGCAGTACCATCGAATATGGTCCAAGATCGTGGTTGTCCTCAAGGTCATACTGCTGGCCAGCCCGTATCTACAGTACTTCGTACTCGGACTGGGCATATACATCCACATCACACTGGTGCAGGACAGCAAGGCGCAGAACTTCCTAATGAGTCTCATTGTGCTCGGAATCGTGATAGGCGTCCTGCGGCGCCTACTAATCTTCCTGCACCTGAAGAGGGATCGCAGGTTCCTGAAGCATACTGTGAACGAGATCCTGCATATAACCAGCGCGCTGGAGCAAAAGTTCGGTATGGAGTATAAGTGCGACTCCACATTGCTAGTGGTGTACCTGGCTAAGCTGTGGATACTCACCGTCATGCTGGATTCCTTGTGGTACAAGCCCTACTTCCTCTCGTCCATCTTCCTCTACTGGGTGCTGTTGGAGTACTGCTTTGCTGGCTATTTCATTTACCAACTCATCCTGCTCAGCTGGTACCACACCATTATTCTGTTCCTGCAGCGCTTCATCGAGGACCATGCGAATCGGTTGGATATTGAGCTTCACTACCATCGGCGCCTGATCCCGCTCTTTGAGCTCCATTTGCGCATCAACAATCTGCATAAGCACGTTAGGGACAACGTCTCCTGGCTCTCGACCTCTGTTTACCTGATGATCTTCACCTGCATCTTCAACGCCGAACTGCTCATTGAATGCAGTCTGTTCGCCGGAGACGAGCTGGAGAACAAGATCTACATCATCACGGACGGTTGCTTGGGACCCGTCTGCGTTCCGATACTGTATGTGCTTATCCTGGGCATGTGCACCGATCGATTTCGCGATGCTGAAGTACAGCTTCAGCAACTGTTCGTAATCGTTCAGGGCTTGTATATGAGGAAGGTCAGGCCACACCTTCTAATCGCAATGGTTCTCGAAAACGAG CACACCTCGTTGATAATTCACCAGAAGCTGAAACCGCTCGAAAATATGATCATCCTAGACATCACTTGCGACAGGGAGTTCGTCATGGACTACATTGTCACGGTGATCCTTACAGCATTGTCTCTTGTGCAGTACACCATATCAACTGGAGGAAATATAAGCGAGTGCGTGACCCATAAATAG
- the CG2070 gene encoding uncharacterized protein, isoform A has translation MSAPTDYLFCPLAYGSALSAIGIYLLRQYMQGGQFTTKTNETGRVAIVTGCNQGIGKETVLELARRGATVYMACRDMKKCENARREIIKATNNQNIFARQLDLCSMKSIRNFAAGFKREQNKLHILINNAGIMDCPKMLTEDGFEMQIGVNHMGHFLLTLLLLDVLKSSAPSRVVVLSSIAHRFGRIKRDDLNSEKSYDRKMAYCQSKLANVLFTRELAKRLSGTGVTVNALHPGVVNTELFRNTPFLGSWFGKLLIAPIIWIFIKTARNGAQTTLYAALDPSLEKVSGRYFSDCKQKHVGSAAQYDDDAQFLWAESEKWTGINI, from the exons ATGAGTGCACCCACGGATTACCTGTTCTGCCCGCTGGCATATGGGTCAGCTCTTTCGGCCATCGGAATCTATCTGCTCCG ACAATATATGCAGGGAGGTCAGTTCACCACGAAAACGAATGAGACCGGCAGAGTGGCGATTGTGACCGGCTGCAACCAGGGGATTGGCAAGGAGACCGTTCTGGAGCTGGCCCGCAGGGGAGCTACCGTGTACATGGCTTGTCGGGACATGAAGAAGTGCGAGAATGCCCGTCGGGAGATCATCAAAGCGACCAACAACCAGAACATCTTCGCACGCCAATTGGACCTGTGCTCCATGAAGTCCATTAGGAACTTCGCTGCTGG CTTTAAGCGGGAGCAAAACAAGCTTCACATTCTTATCAACAACGCCGGCATTATGGACTGCCCCAAAATGCTGACGGAGGACggatttgaaatgcaaatcggAGTGAATCACATGGGCCACTTCCTCCTCACACTTCTGCTTCTCGATGTCCTGAAGAGTTCCGCGCCCAGTCGCGTTGTGGTCCTGTCCAGCATTGCTCACCGCTTCGGAAGGATTAAGCGTGACGACCTGAACAGCGAAAAGTCCTATGACAGAAAGATGGCCTACTGTCAGAGCAAATTGGCCAACGTCCTCTTCACCAGGGAGTTGGCGAAACGCCTGAGCGGAACAGGGGTCACGGTAAATGCCCTACATCCCGGAGTAGTAAACACGGAACTGTTCCGCAATACACCCTTTTTGGGTTCGTGGTTTGGAAA ATTGCTCATAGCCCCTATTATATGGATATTCATAAAGACGGCTAGGAATGGCGCACAGACGACCCTGTACGCTGCCCTGGATCCCAGTTTGGAAAAAGTATCTGGAAGATACTTCAGCGATTGCAAGCAGAAGCACGTGGGCTCGGCCGCCCAGTATGACGATGATGCCCAATTCCTATGGGCGGAAAGTGAAAAGTGGACGGGAATTAATATATGA
- the CG2065 gene encoding uncharacterized protein, isoform A: MQGGQFTKQTDETGKVFIVTGANTGIGKETVLEIAKRGGTVYMACRDMNRCEKARQDIIRETNNQNIFSRELDLSSLESIRKFAAGFKKEQDKLHVLINNAGVMHCPRTLTKDGFEMQLGVNHMGHFLLTHLLLDVLKKTAPSRIVNVSSLVHTQGFIKTADLNSEKSYSRIGAYSQSKLANVLFTRELAKRLEGTGVTTNSLHPGAVDTELSRNWKFLKHPFAQLLLKPLLWVLFKTPRNGAQTTLYAALDPALKDVSGLYFSDCQPKEVSAAAQDDKTGKFLWAESEKWTGVNSTKVD, encoded by the exons ATGCAGGGCGGTCAGTTCACCAAGCAGACCGATGAGACCGGCAAGGTGTTCATTGTCACCGGTGCCAACACGGGCATTGGCAAGGAGACGGTCCTGGAGATTGCCAAGCGAGGAGGCACTGTGTACATGGCATGCCGGGATATGAACCGGTGCGAGAAGGCGCGCCAGGATATTATCAGGGAGACAAATAACCAGAACATATTCTCTCGAGAACTGGACTTGAGTTCGCTGGAATCCATTCGCAAATTCGCTGCTGG ATTCAAGAAAGAGCAGGATAAGCTTCATGTCCTGATAAACAATGCAGGAGTTATGCACTGTCCCAGAACACTGACCAAGGATGGCTTCGAAATGCAGTTGGGAGTCAACCATATGGGACACTTCCTGCTCACCCACTTGCTGCTGGACGTATTGAAG AAAACTGCACCCAGTCGCATCGTGAACGTTTCCAGCCTGGTGCACACCCAAGGTTTCATTAAAACTGCCGACCTAAACAGTGAAAAGTCGTACAGCAGAATCGGTGCCTATAGTCAGAGCAAGCTGGCCAACGTCCTGTTCACCCGGGAATTGGCCAAGCGCCTGGAGGGAACGGGGGTCACAACCAACTCCCTACATCCCGGTGCCGTGGACACGGAGCTGTCGAGGAATTGGAAGTTCCTGAAACACCCCTTTGCACA GCTACTGCTCAAGCCCCTCCTGTGGGTACTCTTCAAAACCCCTCGCAATGGAGCGCAGACCACTCTCTACGCAGCCCTGGATCCTGCACTAAAGGATGTTTCCGGGCTCTACTTTAGCGACTGCCAGCCAAAGGAAGTGTCCGCAGCTGCCCAGGACGACAAGACTGGAAAGTTCCTCTGGGCGGAGAGCGAGAAGTGGACCGGCGTGAATTCAACCAAAGTTGATTAA
- the Rdh1 gene encoding retinol dehydrogenase 1, which yields MCIFIDCLLSPLIMWPATIGVGIYFLKEYMQGGKFTKDTDETGKVFIVTGANTGIGKETALEIARRGGTVYLACRDMNRCEKARKDIIKETNNQNIFSRELDLSSLDSIRKFVDGFKKEQPKLHVLINNAGVMRCPKTLTKDGYELQLGVNHIGHFLLTNLLLDVLKNSAPSRIVVVSSLAHARGSINVADLNSEKSYDEGLAYSQSKLANVLFTRELAKRLEGSGVTVNALHPGVVDTELARNWAFFQTNLVKFFLKPMIWPLLKTPKSGAQTSIYAALDPELKNISGLYFSDCKPKPVASGALDDKVAKFLWAESEKWTGLDKLEANN from the exons ATGTGCATTTTCATCGATTGCTTATTGAGCCCCTTGATTATGTGGCCAGCTACTATCGGCGTGGGCATCTACTTCTTGAA GGAGTACATGCAAGGTGGAAAGTTTACGAAGGACACCGATGAGACCGGAAAGGTATTCATTGTGACCGGTGCCAACACGGGCATTGGCAAGGAGACGGCTCTGGAGATAGCCAGACGTGGGGGAACTGTGTACTTGGCTTGCAGGGATATGAACCGATGTGAAAAGGCCCGCAAGGATATCATCAAGGAGACAAATAACCAGAATATATTCTCTCGAGAGCTGGACCTAAGTTCCCTAGACTCCATTCGCAAATTTGTTGATGG CTTCAAGAAGGAGCAACCCAAGCTTCACGTCCTGATCAACAATGCCGGCGTGATGCGTTGTCCCAAGACCCTAACCAAGGATGGCTACGAACTGCAGCTGGGAGTAAATCATATTGGTCACTTTTTGTTGACTAACTTGCTGCTCGACGTACTGAAG AACTCGGCTCCCAGTCGCATTGTCGTTGTGTCCAGTCTGGCACATGCGCGTGGCTCCATTAACGTAGCCGACCTCAACAGCGAGAAGTCGTATGATGAGGGCCTAGCCTACAGCCAGAGCAAGTTGGCCAACGTCCTGTTCACCCGGGAATTGGCCAAGCGTTTGGAGGGCAGCGGAGTCACAGTAAATGCCCTTCACCCTGGTGTGGTGGACACTGAGCTGGCGCGGAACTGGGCCTTCTTCCAGACAAACCTTGTGAA GTTCTTTTTAAAGCCAATGATTTGGCCGCTTTTAAAGACACCGAAGAGTGGAGCTCAGACCTCGATTTACGCTGCTTTGGATCCGGAGCTTAAGAACATCTCTGGCCTGTACTTCAGTGACTGCAAACCAAAGCCTGTGGCTTCTGGTGCCTTGGACGATAAGGTTGCCAAGTTCCTGTGGGCCGAGAGCGAGAAGTGGACCGGATTAGATAAGCTGGAAGCTAATAACTAA
- the DCTN4-p62 gene encoding dynactin 4, p62 subunit, translating into MSFMQPSPVKYACSCGILNPINTLFFCRHCPKLRCGFCVTHEIESHFCSNCLENIPSTEARHKKNCCANCFDCPCCQHTLSARASTVPVVRKSEEAKEPKDGDSKGEATPPVPASSKPSAVPTTKKMYYLSCLSCRWTTRDVGIPDQGVATGTWPDNECLYQARFNALVEYFQAVVLQEKQEKLEFMRRKAPKQHKFPSLTDRTGLTVSLIRRQIGWNDKAPKAKAVITPAEATAEVEGLPENIFTEPLNLRNVTTITQRHSQPADQPTAVGSLYPQRRSLWIKRSLRCRQCEHNLIKPEYHPTSIKYRIQHFASYHVPEVVMVRCEQPLVAGKSNAILLKLTNPTIYDMTIRLLTASPPEDPQLSTEATRVAKEEPISSSPLLKAVGITLSRQNSTREVKRDVIDISNAEIVPLESEFVLNQRDDSKEFDEDVQLSTEEPKFIVWRKGNKVLLRLQFTPAEELSGLADVVLGFYMQYTYVNTVNNAQEKREPTTHVLHSRVFITAGATEQKAN; encoded by the coding sequence ATGAGCTTCATGCAACCGAGTCCCGTTAAGTACGCGTGCTCCTGCGGCATACTGAACCCGATCAACACGCTGTTCTTCTGCCGCCACTGCCCCAAGCTGCGCTGTGGCTTCTGCGTGACGCATGAGATCGAGTCGCACTTCTGCTCCAACTGCCTGGAAAACATTCCCTCCACAGAGGCGCGCCACAAGAAGAACTGTTGTGCGAACTGCTTCGACTGTCCTTGCTGCCAGCACACCCTTTCCGCCAGAGCATCTACCGTTCCGGTGGTGCGCAAGTCGGAGGAGGCGAAGGAACCAAAGGATGGCGACTCCAAGGGCGAAGCCACGCCCCCAGTCCCGGCGAGCAGCAAGCCCTCTGCGGTGCCCACCACAAAAAAGATGTACTATTTGTCGTGCTTGTCCTGCCGATGGACCACGCGAGATGTGGGCATTCCCGACCAAGGCGTGGCCACGGGCACCTGGCCGGATAACGAGTGCTTGTACCAGGCGCGATTTAATGCTCTGGTCGAGTACTTCCAGGCGGTGGTGCTGCAGGAGAAGCAGGAGAAACTGGAGTTCATGCGGCGCAAGGCACCCAAGCAGCACAAGTTTCCCAGTCTGACGGATCGCACTGGACTAACCGTCTCACTTATTCGCCGCCAAATCGGCTGGAACGACAAGGCTCCCAAGGCTAAAGCCGTGATAACGCCGGCAGAGGCCACGGCGGAGGTGGAGGGCCTGCCGGAGAACATTTTCACGGAACCCTTGAACTTGCGGAATGTGACAACCATCACCCAGCGACATAGCCAGCCGGCGGACCAGCCCACGGCCGTTGGGAGTCTTTATCCTCAGCGCAGGTCCCTGTGGATTAAGCGGTCGCTTCGTTGCCGCCAGTGCGAGCACAATCTAATCAAACCGGAGTACCATCCCACATCGATAAAGTACCGCATTCAGCACTTCGCCAGCTACCATGTTCCTGAAGTGGTGATGGTGCGCTGCGAGCAGCCACTGGTGGCAGGAAAAAGCAACGCCATTTTGCTGAAGCTCACGAATCCGACTATATACGATATGACAATTCGACTGTTGACTGCATCTCCTCCTGAGGATCCACAGCTGTCAACAGAGGCCACTCGTGTTGCGAAAGAGGAACCCATTTCTTCGTCCCCACTTCTAAAAGCAGTGGGCATCACACTGTCGCGTCAAAACTCAACACGGGAGGTAAAACGAGATGTGATTGATATATCCAATGCCGAAATAGTTCCGTTGGAGAGCGAGTTCGTTCTGAACCAGCGCGATGACTCGAAAGAGTTCGACGAGGACGTGCAACTGTCCACCGAGGAGCCCAAGTTTATTGTCTGGCGGAAGGGCAACAAGGTGCTTTTGCGGCTACAGTTTACCCCAGCAGAGGAGCTGTCCGGATTAGCAGACGTCGTTCTGGGCTTCTATATGCAGTACACATACGTCAACACCGTAAACAATGCGCAAGAGAAGAGGGAACCCACAACCCATGTGCTCCACTCCAGGGTGTTTATCACGGCGGGAGCAACTGAGCAGAAAGCCAACTAA